A section of the Microbacterium forte genome encodes:
- a CDS encoding DUF427 domain-containing protein: MRRPQPIVPSPGQESVWDYPRPPRVEPVPERVTIRLGGVLVADTRDAVRVLETSHPPVYYLPIADFIEGALSDAPGSSFCEFKGAARYLDVRGGGLTAAGAAWNYPHPSPGFELLRDRVAVYAGPMDACTVGDEVVVPQPGGFYGGWVTSSVVGPFKGVPGSMGW; encoded by the coding sequence ATGCGCAGACCTCAGCCGATCGTCCCCTCGCCCGGTCAGGAATCCGTATGGGACTATCCGCGGCCACCGAGGGTCGAGCCGGTGCCCGAGCGCGTCACCATCCGCCTCGGCGGCGTTCTGGTCGCCGATACGCGCGATGCCGTGCGGGTGCTCGAGACGAGTCACCCTCCTGTGTACTATCTGCCGATCGCCGACTTCATCGAGGGCGCGCTCTCGGATGCCCCGGGTTCATCGTTCTGCGAGTTCAAGGGTGCCGCGCGCTATCTCGATGTGCGTGGCGGCGGCCTGACGGCCGCGGGCGCGGCATGGAACTACCCGCATCCTTCGCCCGGTTTCGAGCTGCTGCGCGACCGGGTGGCCGTGTACGCGGGGCCGATGGACGCGTGCACAGTCGGCGACGAGGTCGTCGTTCCGCAGCCGGGAGGATTCTACGGCGGCTGGGTCACGTCGTCGGTCGTCGGGCCCTTCAAGGGCGTGCCGGGTTCCATGGGCTGGTAG